One Onthophagus taurus isolate NC chromosome 11, IU_Otau_3.0, whole genome shotgun sequence genomic window carries:
- the LOC111414324 gene encoding uncharacterized protein, translated as MELVKEKRSGLISVFTLKCKNCGIEQEICNDPISDNTIMDINSATVLATISTGAGYSTLEETHSVMSIPPMSNRRYNEEHKKLSSVVTKTAWATMIEAGKEEASLATHVGDVDDDGIPFITVIADGGWCKRSYKTNYNALSGVGCIIGASTGKLLYLGIRNKYCSVCARAESRRQNVGQHTCFKNWIGTSTSMEADIIVEGFKKSVEMHGVRFNRLVGDGDSSIMKKLVKARPYGNRPVHKIECRNHLLRNYCNKIREISKRPRSNSTNKPVPIAIRQSLKANILRLRIAIIKAMRHRALDSSVDLTEKVTLLKKDILNSPHHIFGDHEKCEAYYCTGPKAREKNLVPDMTECGVFQDLKTCLYRLEYFAYSLILNMTNNSAESYNSVVCKFIGGKRINFGLRNSYEMRCEAAGISYSSTGNYYELLHNAFNKTTSTVTKKYISKRKKILNKHRDTPRKKKRLPPAFADEDYGEEEPTNPTITDMPEEKFSDE; from the exons ATGGAGTTAGTAAAGGAGAAAAGATCTGGACTAATAAgtgtttttacattaaaatgtaAGAACTGTGGTATCGAACAAGAAATATGTAACGATCCAATATCTGACAATACCATTATGGACATAAATAGCGCTACTGTTTTGGCTACAATTTCTACTGGCGCTGGTTATTCTACATTAGAAGAAACACACTCTGTTATGTCCATTCCGCCAATGTCTAATCGCCGATATAACGAAGAACATAAGAAACTTTCCTCTGTTGTAACTAAAACAGCCTGGGCAACAATGATTGAAGCTGGAAAAGAAGAAGCTTCTTTAGCAACACACGTTGGTGATGTTGACGACGACGGTATACCGTTTATAACAGTAATTGCCGATGGTGGATGGTGCAAAAGGTCCTATAAAACCAATTACAATGCTTTATCAGGAGTg GGTTGCATTATCGGTGCCTCAACAGGGAAACTGTTATATTTAGGAATCCGAAATAAGTACTGTTCGGTATGTGCAAGGGCAGAGAGTAGGAGGCAAAATGTGGGGCAACATACATGTTTTAAAAACTGGATCGGTACGTCAACAAGTATGGAAGCCGATATTATTGTGGaaggttttaaaaaaagtgtggAGATGCATGGCGTAAGGTTTAACCGTTTGGTGGGTGATGGTGACAGCAGCATCATGAAAAAATTGGTGAAAGCCAGGCCATATGGAAACCGGCCAGttcataaaattgaatgcAGAAACCATTTGCTCAGAAattattgcaataaaattcGCGAAATAAGTAAAAGGCCACGAAGCAATAGTACCAATAAGCCAGTACCAATTGCAATTCGTCAATCTTTGAAAGCGAATATTTTGCGATTACGAATTGCAATTATAAAAGCAATGAGACATCGAGCATTGGATTCTAGTGTGGACTTGACAGAAAAagtaacattattaaaaaaggacATATTAAATAGTCCACATCACATTTTTGGTGACCACGAAAAATGTGAGGCATATTATTGCACAGGTCCAAAAgcaagagaaaaaaatttagtcCCTGATATGACCGAATGTGGTGTTTTTCAAGACTTAAAGACATGTTTATATAGATTAGAATATTTTGCCTACAGCCTCATCCTCAACATGACGAATAATTCTGCCGAATCATACAATTCAgttgtatgtaaatttattggtggcaaaagaattaattttggtTTGAGAAATTCGTATGAAATGAGGTGTGAAGCTGCTGGCATATCATACAGTAGTACAGGAAATTATTACGAGCTCTTACACAATGCCTTCAATAAAACAACTTCCACTGTTACCAAAAAGTATATTTCGAAgaggaagaaaatattaaacaaacaTCGCGATACACCGCGGAAGAAAAAGCGCCTGCCTCCTGCCTTTGCAGACGAAGATTATGGGGAAGAAGAACCTACGAATCCTACAATTACAGATATGCCAgaagaaaaattttctgatgaatga